Proteins found in one Leishmania major strain Friedlin complete genome, chromosome 35 genomic segment:
- a CDS encoding conserved hypothetical protein (previous protein_id=AAZ14499.1) translates to MHKPTEATRQQWKHRLRERTLQRRRNIASKEAEVQRSLKEVTSSRDLIIAQLADQIFSKGHRHVASAMNIGFVPDGNPATPLVALAGREKCGKTSLLRSLFRSAREVGRSNRHLRRDAMNFFNVGGVFNVVDLPGCGGTSVPWSTVLQHAVLLRNFARCQPSLKMLYYCMDTHYKHGLYIQDIDLLQFLAREVPNFTIVLTKADQINDRAIRTVHMEDIRKELIYHGIHHPVLVTSAFHMGGIDTLRYDMVMSSVHTLPTERLTLTEAQRLSARLFSQKELSTIRPLAIAPSQVDDETREWNEEVRLRERAGDSSVGASVADAAMGTAEDASLVTEATEEELRYSEAESAEFAAADDGTSAAVAPAPARASTAESLLVELALPPEEVPLPVDASRDASSSSTHIPVVFKDHVTQMAYERVVRTLRNRPLLQYVDATSPWRNPLRWPRHVVPTKHPKANIMRCPEAPENPYLFQSQFVAPRADMYFRRPNVGARKSSQKGRYEADKPLAFLVKAYTIPYFPDILDTAMQPTPWAFLGSREAYYECNGGRQLGVRLANYATAGSVNPLSDNPAPQEPELANELQALETKRYGAPIAMLRPPDAKLAPSAFPLDAPSSPTLST, encoded by the coding sequence ATGCACAAGCCGACAGAGGCAACGCGACAGCAGTGGAAGCATCGCCTGCGAGAACGCACTCTTCAGCGGCGTCGCAACATTGCAAGCAAGGAGGCCGAGGTTCAACGTTCTTTGAAGGAGGTCACCAGTAGCCGTGATTTGATTATAGCGCAGCTAGCTGATCAGATCTTCTCCAAAGGTCACCGTCACGTGGCGAGCGCCATGAACATCGGCTTCGTCCCCGACGGCAACCCCGCCACACccctcgtcgccctcgcTGGCCGAGAAAAGTGTGGCAAGACGTCCTTGCTGCGCTCACTCTTCCGCTCCGCGCGCGAGGTGGGCCGCTCCAATCGGCACCTTCGCCGAGACGCCATGAACTTCTTTAATGTGGGCGGCGTTTTCAACGTTGTTGATCTGCCGGGGTGCGGCGGTACATCTGTGCCGTGgtcgacggtgctgcagcacgccgtgcTCCTGCGCAACTTTGCTCGGTGCCAGCCCAGTTTGAAGATGCTTTACTACTGCATGGACACTCACTACAAACATGGACTCTACATTCAGGACATCGACCTGCTACAGTTTCTCGCACGCGAGGTGCCCAACTTCACCATTGTCCTTACCAAGGCGGACCAGATCAATGACCGGGCCATTCGGACAGTGCACATGGAGGACATACGCAAGGAGCTCATCTACCACGGCATCCACCATCCGGTGCTGGTCACCAGCGCCTTCCACATGGGTGGCATCGACACGCTGCGGTATGATATGGTCATGAGCTCGGTGCACACGCTGCCGACGGAGCGACTCACGCTGACtgaagcgcagcggctgtcGGCTCGGTTGTTTTCCCAAAAAGAGCTGAGCACGATTCGCCCCCTCGCCATCGCGCCGTCGCAGGTCGATGATGAAACACGAGAGTGGAATGAAGAGGTTCGCCTGAGAGAGCGCGCCGGCGACAGCTCGGTGGGTGCGAGCGTCGCTGACGCAGCGATGGGGACGGCAGAGGATGCCAGCTTAGTGACCGAGgcgacagaggaggagctACGGTACAGCGAGGCAGAGTCGGCGGAGtttgcggcggcggacgacGGCACTAGCGCGGCTGtcgcgccggcgcctgcCCGTGCAAGCACGGCGGAATCGTTGCTTGTCGAACTCGCACTTCCGCCAGAGGAAGTACCTCTTCCCGTCGATGCTTCGCGAGACGCGTCATCATCCTCGACACATATCCCTGTCGTGTTCAAAGATCACGTGACACAGATGGCGTACGAGCGGGTCGTGAGGACGCTCCGCAATCGTCCGCTTCTCCAGTATGTGGATGCGACCAGCCCCTGGCGCAAtccgctgcggtggccgcgTCACGTCGTCCCTACAAAGCACCCCAAGGCAAACATTATGCGGTGCCCAGAGGCGCCGGAAAACCCTTATCTGTTCCAATCCCAATTCGTTGCCCCACGCGCCGATATGTACTTCCGCCGCCCCAACGTCGGCGCTCGCAAGTCTTCGCAGAAGGGCAGGTACGAGGCAGACAAGCCGCTCGCCTTTCTTGTGAAGGCTTACACGATTCCGTACTTTCCCGACATTCTTGACACAGCCATGCAGCCAACGCCGTGGGCTTTCCTCGGAAGTCGCGAGGCTTACTACGAGTGCAATGGCGGTCGCCAGCTGGGCGTTCGGCTCGCCAACTACGCCACTGCCGGGTCCGTGAATCCTCTTTCTGACAACCCCGCTCCTCAGGAGCCAGAGCTGGCGAACGAGCTGCAGGCACTGGAGACGAAGCGATACGGTGCCCCCATCGCGATGCTGCGGCCCCCGGACGCGAAGCTAGCGCCCTCTGCATTTCCTTTGGACGCACCCAGTTCACCGACGCTCAGCACGTAG
- a CDS encoding conserved hypothetical protein (previous protein_id=AAZ14500.1): MTGTAAEAAIYMDRHLGEKVRLTLEKCLQDKPCDPIKFFAHSLRQLAEQDASNNQKPVRTEAQAKQLQGEPSKHLQLTASPSVRLGNGVKYELRPLAHDFRCAAGMPPAAEATAPPPVFPAVQYREAIPSYEVSSCLRQLHMIDPAAPLLLFIECPAPNTGAFFYQGVAYRCGSATGKPVNQTALPLITALQEALGAENVRDFDSEIRAAAAEAASAVRVSFLPSFQGDYLSIFDTLDGALKTATQATDASTSDSPTHPPRWRLPSVLFVSYKPESAHLTYARLLASYGPLYEAAQRASLQAYRAAQMKRKRTYTFAYAREYWAKVQRQRHTSSGAPRTVNSVPKWSSSVDSKTRSDQPTGPFSLVDGATPTTAAEKFPAAKPAKRGLLAYTAAHQAEDDVFLVVVRRLEHAAATLIQSVYRGYRRRRSYAEAREALHSASGAVVTKSPLKTSWKGPRMSESPEDHILPPLLRACLERLFREGDAFGSLWGDYAISPAPESRRCWIYRPVQHREGGGDTEQSGNGSAMGGEYVREGWVQEELLLPPWRATQPRLHLNLLQRLRDYLALAQCTSLHENVQLLMDSPGMSVLQRRAYDGIKSVCLNLFHVAYAELRQRHPKGLPTSFSAYMRQMHGAVLGWLSTPHRCSLILRAVQMTATDAVQDAQQGNTRSPGVSSSHSATESSMSRVVRDQLAANEALLIAPRFLSASDTAAPAAPPAEPTVFSVAPQLYISQQPLLPRKEWVQEVTVLLQSTRDRAADAPSPLVEWMTTASFPLCCVDDTPVAAVLRLDTQQVEGVPPYDSFVPRLGIATQQLTGTRAAEGAAVGDSVTPASLAVQAAAAVQKWMQGDLARAADAGLKHHIQESLSTESGMVYYRARVRTGGTATEAFTTLSPSATLVREVLRQSHRDSAADPCKGKTGHEASTPRSELSGSVSASANPWHRSVLSSEEWDPVMGAVAQERSSAARRSCSRTASIVTASRASAGAFNSSRTTAARVSINARPEVRSLAVLPNVEWEATDALSKHVFRVLTADDVAKEVSAALSGSPFKHTRVSMRFFAGPTVLEHLDAFLDRIATALQKATHSPLLVLAMDLPSQGFYALAAALLAFRLHDMREIPVRPHKKSRAASEGSPGAQLDGVPSDAHVPFLSEFHKVLETALPTPSGSRTTMQSTGVQAAVQHVSHVMNCAPLPQLNLVALLRSAVQEAEAAIKPSPAIVRATQLAEQYALLVLLDYYLWSSQSSFTPAEPSLGSRSAMLRMVGNCAFAAFVNRVPAALEWMAHVDPWKMSSPDPLHLQYSNALRRWDDKHYVCFGAF, from the coding sequence ATGACAGGCACAGCCGCAGAAGCAGCCATCTACATGGATCGCCACCTCGGGGAGAAAGTGCGCCTCACCCTCGAGAAGTGCCTCCAAGACAAGCCATGCGACCCTATTAAGTTTTTCGCGCACTCTCTTCGGCAGTTGGCTGAACAGGATGCCTCCAACAATCAGAAGCCGGTGCGCACTGAAGCACAGGCTAAGCAACTGCAAGGTGAACCGTCGAAACACCTTCAGTTGACAGCCTCCCCTTCAGTCCGTCTGGGGAATGGCGTGAAGTATGAACTGCGTCCACTGGCACACGActtccgctgcgccgcaggcatgccgccggcggcagaggctacagcgccgccgcccgttTTTCCAGCCGTACAGTATCGAGAGGCCATTCCGTCCTATGAGGTATCTTCGTGTCTGCGGCAGCTTCACATGATAGAtccagcggcgccactgctACTTTTCATCGAGTGCCCTGCTCCGAATACCGGCGCGTTTTTCTACCAAGGTGTCGCGTACCGCTGCGGGAGCGCTACCGGGAAGCCTGTCAACcagacggcgctgccactCATCACAGCCTTGCAGGAAGCTCTGGGAGCTGAGAATGTACGTGACTTCGACAGTGAGAttcgcgcagccgccgctgaggcAGCGTCTGCGGTGCGAGTGagcttcctcccctcctttcaGGGAGATTACCTCTCCATCTTCGACACGCTCGATGGCGCGCTGAAAACGGCGACGCAGGCGACAGACGCCTCCACATCCGACAGCCCCACACATCCGCCTCGCTGGAGGCTTCCATCCGTCCTTTTCGTGTCCTACAAGCCGGAGTCAGCGCACCTCACATACGCACGGTTGCTCGCCAGCTACGGCCCTCTCTACGAAGCCGCGCAGCGAGCATCCTTGCAGGCTTACCGCGCCGCCCAGATGAAGCGGAAACGGACGTACACTTTCGCGTACGCGAGGGAGTACTGGGCaaaggtgcagcggcagcgccacacaTCCTCCGGTGCACCGCGCACGGTGAACTCAGTGCCTAAGTGGTCCTCCTCCGTCGACTCCAAGACACGCTCTGACCAGCCCACCGggcctttctctctcgtcgACGGCGCGACGCCAACCACCGCCGCAGAAAAATTTCCTGCTGCAAAACCTGCCAAGCGCGGGTTGTTAGCCTACACCGCAGCGCATCAGGCGGAGGATGACGTGttcctcgtcgtcgtgcgCCGTCTCGAGCATGCGGCGGCAACACTCATTCAGTCCGTCTATCGCGGCTAccgcaggcgccgcagctacgcggaggcgcgcgaggcgCTTCATAGCGCCTCTGGTGCAGTCGTCACCAAGTCACCTCTGAAAACGAGCTGGAAAGGTCCCAGGATGTCAGAGTCGCCCGAGGACCACATCCTGCCGCCCCTTTTGCGCGCCTGCCTCGAGCGTCTTTTCCGCGAAGGTGACGCCTTCGGCTCTCTTTGGGGTGACTATGCCATCTCTCCCGCTCCggagagccgccgctgctggatCTATCGGCCAGTCCAGCATcgcgaaggcggtggagaCACGGAGCAGTcgggcaacggcagcgccatGGGCGGCGAGTACGTTAGAGAAGGCTGGGTGCAGGAGGAGTTGCTACTCCCGCCATGGAGGGCGAcacagccgcggctgcactTGAACTTGCTTCAGCGCTTGAGAGACTAtctcgccctcgcgcagTGCACTTCGCTTCATGAAaacgtgcagctgctcatgGACAGCCCTGGCATGTCAGTGTTGCAACGTCGAGCCTATGATGGAATCAAGTCAGTGTGCCTCAACCTGTTTCACGTGGCTTACGCAGAGCTGCGACAACGTCACCCGAAAGGGTTGCCAACATCGTTCTCTGCCTACATGCGTCAGATGCACGGCGCCGTACTTGGGTGGCTCTCTACCCCACACAGGTGCTCCCTGATTCTTCGGGCGGTGCAAATGACGGCCACCGATGCAGTCCAGGATGCACAGCAGGGCAACACCCGTAGCCCTGGAGTGAGCAGTAGCCACAGCGCAACAGAGAGCTCGATGAGCCGTGTTGTGCGCGACCAGCTCGCTGCAAACGAGGCCTTGTTGATTGCCCCGCGCTTTCTCTCAGCGAGCGACACTGCCGCgcccgcggcaccgccggcggAGCCGACGGTGTTCAGCGTCGCGCCTCAACTCTACATTTCACAGCAGCCGCTACTCCCCCGAAAAGAGTGGGTACAGgaggtgacggtgctgcttcAAAGCACGCGTGaccgcgccgctgacgcccCGTCACCGCTCGTTGAGTGGATGACCACCGCCAGTTTTCCGCTTTGCTGCGTGGACGATACACCGGTGGCCGCGGTGCTACGCCTCGACACGCAGCAGGTCGAGGGTGTACCGCCTTACGACTCCTTTGTACCTCGCCTAGGTATTGCCACACAACAGCTGACCGgcacgcgcgctgcggaaggtgccgccgtcggcgacagCGTGACACCGGCCTCGCTGGCTGTGcaagccgccgcagcggtgcagaaGTGGATGCAGGGGGATCTTGCCCgcgccgcagacgccggcCTGAAACACCACATTCAGGAAAGCCTCTCCACAGAGAGTGGCATGGTGTACTACAGGGCACGAGTGCGCACGGGCGGCACGGCCACCGAGGCCTTCACAACACTGTCGCCGTCGGCCACGTTGGTAAGGGAGGTACTGCGCCAAAGTCACAGGGACAGTGCTGCAGATCCGTGCAAGGGGAAGACTGGTCACGAGGCTAGCACCCCACGCTCAGAGCTCAGCGGGAGTGTCTCTGCTTCCGCCAACCCGTGGCACCGCTCTGTTCTAAGCAGTGAGGAATGGGACCCGGTGAtgggggcggtggcgcaggaacgctcctcggcggcgcggcgtaGCTGTTCGCGCACTGCCTCCATCGTCACCGCATCACGCGCCAGCGCAGGCGCATTCAACTCTAGccgcacgacggcggcacgcgTTTCCATCAACGCCAGACCTGAGGTGCGCTCTTTGGCGGTCCTGCCGAACGTCGAGTGGGAAGCAACTGACGCGCTTTCGAAGCATGTGTTTCGAGTTCTCACAGCAGACGACGTCGCTAAGGAGGTGAGTGCCGCACTCTCAGGGAGTCCATTtaagcacacgcgcgtctCGATGCGCTTCTTCGCCGGGCCCACAGTCCTCGAACATCTCGATGCATTTCTTGACCGCATTGCCACAGCTCTGCAGAAGGCGACCCACTCGCCCTTGCTGGTGCTGGCCATGGACTTACCGTCGCAGGGCTTCTACGcgcttgccgctgcgctcctcGCGTTCCGGCTGCACGACATGCGTGAGATCCCCGTCAGGCCTCATAAAAAGTCAAGAGCAGCATCTGAAGGCTCCCCCGGCGCACAGCTCGATGGCGTGCCGAGTGACGCACATGTTCCGTTTCTCTCAGAGTTTCACAAGGTGCTagagacggcgctgcccaCCCCTTCCGGTTCACGGACGACGATGCAGAGCACAGGAGTGCAAGCTGCTGTACAACACGTTTCACACGTTATGAACTGCGCGCCGCTCCCGCAGCTAAACCTCGTGGCGCTTCTTCGCTCCGCGGTACAGGAGGCGGAAGCGGCAATCAAGCCGTCACCCGCCATCGTTCGCGCAACCCAATTAGCGGAGCAGtatgcgctgctggtgctcctCGACTACTATCTGTGGTCCTCCCAGTCCAGCTTTACACCGGCGGAGCCATCGCTAGGCAGCCGCAGTGCCATGCTGCGTATGGTGGGCAACTGCGCTTTCGCCGCCTTTGTGAACAGAGTGCCAGCCGCGCTCGAGTGGATGGCGCACGTTGATCCGTGGAAAATGTCAAGCCCGGacccgctgcacctgcaATACTCgaatgcgctgcgccgctgggATGACAAGCACTACGTGTGCTTCGGCGCATTCTGA